One window of Aerococcus tenax genomic DNA carries:
- the malQ gene encoding 4-alpha-glucanotransferase, giving the protein MTRASGVLLPISSLANAEGIGSLGKSAYQFVDFLAAAGQSYWQILPLGPTSYGDSPYQSFSAFAGNTNFIDLKTLVDWSLIEADDYQGIDWGNNPEQIDYAKIFYHKRPILEKAVASFLEQADSDPDYLTFIQDNQDWLQPFAEFMAVKEYYDLSPISDWPEAIRLRDGEAVKAILTQEKNSLNYHYVSQYFFFKQWFALKDYANQKGIYLIGDIPIYVASDSVEVWQTPHFFKLDQSGQPQVVAGCPPDAFSSDGQLWGNPIYDWETMAKDNYQWWIKRIQASLKLYDMVRIDHFRGFEAYWEIPASAPTAASGKWVKGPGLDLFQAIKEALGSVNIIAENLGFLTQEVADLLEVTGFPGMHVMQFGFSGEDSSDLPHNFNKNSVAYVGTHDNQTALGWYLGQDAASRYYIDAYCGRQKAESVAEMLNRTLAASCSQTVIYTMQDLLNLDDQARINTPSTLGGNWQWRMSATALTYSLVKNLYSLTRLYHRLPIVKNFP; this is encoded by the coding sequence ATGACACGTGCAAGTGGTGTGCTCTTACCTATATCGTCCTTGGCTAATGCGGAAGGGATTGGGAGCTTAGGAAAGTCCGCCTATCAATTTGTGGACTTCCTAGCCGCAGCCGGGCAAAGCTATTGGCAAATCCTACCGCTAGGGCCAACCAGCTATGGGGATTCCCCCTACCAATCCTTTTCTGCCTTTGCTGGTAACACCAATTTCATTGACTTAAAAACCCTAGTCGATTGGAGCTTAATTGAAGCCGACGACTATCAAGGCATCGACTGGGGCAATAATCCCGAACAGATCGACTATGCCAAAATCTTTTATCATAAGCGCCCCATCCTAGAAAAGGCCGTCGCTAGCTTTCTTGAGCAAGCCGACAGCGATCCTGATTATCTGACTTTTATCCAGGATAATCAGGACTGGCTGCAGCCTTTTGCTGAATTTATGGCGGTAAAAGAATATTATGACCTAAGCCCGATTAGCGACTGGCCCGAAGCTATCCGTTTAAGGGATGGTGAGGCCGTAAAGGCAATCCTAACCCAAGAAAAAAACAGCCTCAATTACCATTATGTCAGTCAATATTTCTTCTTTAAGCAATGGTTTGCCCTAAAGGACTATGCCAATCAAAAAGGCATTTACCTGATTGGTGATATTCCCATTTATGTGGCTAGTGATAGTGTCGAAGTCTGGCAAACGCCCCACTTTTTTAAGCTTGACCAAAGCGGACAGCCTCAAGTGGTCGCGGGTTGTCCTCCAGACGCCTTTTCTTCTGATGGGCAATTATGGGGAAATCCGATCTATGATTGGGAGACCATGGCCAAGGACAATTATCAGTGGTGGATCAAACGGATCCAAGCCAGCCTCAAGCTCTATGACATGGTAAGAATTGACCATTTTCGGGGCTTTGAAGCCTATTGGGAGATACCAGCTAGCGCTCCAACTGCAGCCAGTGGCAAATGGGTCAAGGGGCCAGGCCTTGACTTGTTCCAAGCCATCAAGGAAGCCCTAGGATCTGTCAACATTATCGCAGAAAACTTGGGCTTTCTGACCCAAGAAGTTGCTGACTTACTAGAAGTTACCGGTTTTCCCGGCATGCATGTCATGCAATTTGGCTTTTCTGGTGAAGATTCTTCTGACCTCCCCCACAATTTCAATAAAAATTCTGTTGCCTATGTTGGGACCCATGACAACCAAACGGCCCTAGGCTGGTATTTAGGTCAAGACGCTGCCAGCCGCTACTATATTGATGCCTATTGTGGTCGGCAGAAAGCGGAGAGTGTCGCGGAAATGTTAAACCGAACCCTAGCCGCCTCTTGCAGTCAAACAGTCATCTATACCATGCAAGACCTCTTAAATCTTGATGACCAGGCCCGCATAAATACCCCCTCCACCTTAGGAGGCAACTGGCAATGGCGGATGTCAGCTACCGCCTTAACGTACAGCTTGGTCAAGAACCTCTACAGCCTGACCAGACTCTACCACCGCTTACCCATAGTTAAAAATTTTCCTTAA
- a CDS encoding IS1182 family transposase, whose translation MYIQYNMNQTTLPLELSACIDPDHIVFSIYNFIESLDEKHFESFSTQDGRPAYHPKPLIMALLYAYSKGVFSGRKIEELMVENIPMQWLVAQQVISYRTINRFRSSENCRCLLENLFVEFTTQLKLEKLIHLENCFIDGTKIEANANKYSFVWKKATEKYAEQLKVTSREYYFNEIQPMVDAGIQYDENLDLEENMLQEISKVLKEEIDKLTEDIEETPVKGPDQRKQERRRLKKHYRKVSKDFLPRKQKYAKQFETFNGRNSYSKTDPDATFMRMKDDHMMNGQLKAGYNIQVATENQFVLHYDIFHNPTDTRTLQPFVESFPNFPKCIIADAGYGSEENLTYLDNHKINHLIKYNRFDKEQKKKHKKSAKNMDNWSYDKQSNTFTHPDGTVYFFSHLQKRKNKMSGYISEIQVYKPLDPKNAPQKALYYNKNYQELKNIETQKLLSEEGSKLFSKRKIDVEPVFGQIKAILGFTRFNLRGKTRVKTDVGLAFMANNLKKYSKIKAIK comes from the coding sequence ATGTACATACAATATAACATGAATCAAACAACACTTCCACTAGAATTATCTGCATGTATCGATCCAGATCATATTGTATTTTCAATCTATAATTTTATTGAATCTCTGGATGAAAAACATTTTGAAAGCTTCAGTACCCAGGACGGACGTCCTGCCTATCATCCAAAACCTTTAATTATGGCGCTTTTATATGCTTATAGTAAAGGCGTATTTAGTGGAAGAAAAATAGAAGAATTAATGGTTGAAAATATACCCATGCAGTGGCTAGTCGCTCAACAAGTGATTAGCTATCGAACGATTAATCGCTTCCGTTCCTCAGAAAATTGTAGATGTTTATTAGAAAATTTATTCGTTGAGTTTACCACTCAGTTAAAGTTAGAGAAATTAATTCATTTAGAAAATTGCTTTATAGATGGAACTAAAATTGAAGCGAATGCCAATAAATATTCTTTTGTTTGGAAAAAGGCAACTGAAAAATATGCAGAGCAATTAAAAGTGACTTCACGTGAATATTACTTTAATGAAATTCAACCGATGGTTGATGCTGGCATCCAATATGATGAAAATTTAGATCTAGAAGAAAATATGCTTCAAGAGATATCTAAAGTTCTTAAGGAAGAAATCGATAAACTCACTGAAGATATTGAGGAAACTCCTGTAAAAGGGCCAGATCAACGTAAACAAGAACGTCGTCGTTTGAAAAAACATTACCGTAAAGTGAGTAAAGATTTTCTACCCCGCAAACAAAAGTATGCCAAACAGTTTGAAACATTTAACGGAAGAAACAGCTATTCAAAAACAGATCCTGATGCTACGTTCATGCGAATGAAAGATGATCATATGATGAATGGGCAATTGAAAGCGGGATACAATATCCAAGTAGCGACTGAAAACCAGTTTGTCCTTCATTATGATATTTTCCACAATCCGACGGACACGCGGACTTTACAACCCTTTGTTGAAAGTTTCCCTAATTTCCCGAAATGCATTATAGCTGATGCTGGTTATGGTAGCGAAGAAAACCTTACTTATTTAGATAACCATAAAATTAACCATTTGATTAAATATAATCGGTTTGATAAAGAGCAGAAAAAGAAACATAAAAAATCAGCTAAAAATATGGATAATTGGAGTTACGATAAGCAAAGTAATACTTTTACACATCCTGACGGCACGGTTTATTTCTTTAGTCATCTCCAAAAACGAAAAAATAAAATGAGTGGTTATATTTCTGAAATTCAGGTTTATAAACCTTTGGACCCAAAAAATGCACCGCAAAAGGCGCTTTACTATAATAAAAACTATCAGGAATTAAAGAATATAGAAACACAGAAGCTTTTATCTGAAGAAGGATCTAAGCTCTTTTCCAAACGGAAAATTGACGTTGAACCAGTTTTTGGCCAGATAAAGGCTATTTTAGGGTTCACTCGATTTAACCTCAGAGGGAAAACAAGGGTTAAAACTGATGTTGGATTGGCCTTCATGGCCAATAATTTGAAAAAATATAGCAAAATAAAAGCAATAAAATAA
- a CDS encoding putative polysaccharide biosynthesis protein, whose protein sequence is MNDNERSQSILQDQQSKEKLNEGSAWMSIASVVSRILGVLYIIPWMHWIGDPQVGTEANALYGIGYNYYSIFLAIAIAGVPAAISKQMTNYMARGQYQTSKRLFKSGTVMMLATGIVSALALYFLAPFLAQGKPARNVEDVILVIRSLVPALALIPLLSILRGYFQAYLEMKPSAISQVTEQFARVIYMLATVYLIRVVMDGSVAKAASHSTFAAFIGAVIAIGTLAFYYFKNRDKYAVPSGHVDSDYVGTRTLLIEIVRIAIPFVITGSIIEMVNLIDMNTFMPIMQRVSDLGEGQLIYEYGVFNANARRVIQIIISFATAISSTTVPVVTDAYTREVAKFQARSAYDDYLKPVFDHSCDVVLHSIHLFTLVMVPAAIGLAVLAAPVYQLLYGINDPLGEFYLQISCLMAIPMGLFYVLVMTLQSMDQQKKAIFGIVLGLGIKLLVQFPLLAVCGSQGAMYASILAFIFMCAFYLTCIYKRIQFSFSDLAGRIWPALKVVLIMGLISEITYQILHWIIPEPNKLGAFVMVILVALVGIWIYLIGLIKSQQLEIILGQDKAQKLRQYLHL, encoded by the coding sequence ATGAATGATAATGAGAGGAGCCAGTCTATCCTCCAGGACCAGCAATCCAAGGAGAAGCTCAATGAAGGATCGGCTTGGATGTCCATTGCTAGTGTGGTTTCTAGAATTCTTGGTGTCTTATATATTATTCCCTGGATGCATTGGATTGGAGACCCACAAGTCGGTACCGAAGCCAATGCCCTCTATGGGATTGGCTATAATTATTACTCGATATTCTTAGCCATAGCCATCGCTGGGGTGCCAGCCGCGATCTCTAAGCAAATGACCAATTATATGGCTAGAGGCCAGTACCAAACTAGTAAGCGACTCTTTAAAAGTGGGACTGTCATGATGTTAGCAACCGGGATTGTAAGTGCCCTGGCGCTTTATTTCCTGGCTCCCTTTCTAGCCCAGGGAAAGCCGGCGCGAAACGTAGAAGATGTTATCTTAGTCATCCGCTCCTTAGTGCCTGCCTTGGCCTTGATTCCCTTGCTATCGATTTTGCGGGGTTATTTTCAGGCCTATTTAGAAATGAAGCCCAGTGCGATTTCCCAGGTTACTGAGCAGTTTGCCCGCGTCATTTATATGTTGGCGACGGTTTATCTGATTCGTGTGGTCATGGATGGCAGTGTCGCTAAGGCGGCCAGTCACTCCACCTTTGCTGCCTTTATAGGGGCAGTTATAGCGATTGGAACCCTGGCTTTCTATTACTTCAAAAACCGAGATAAATATGCAGTCCCCTCTGGTCATGTGGACAGTGACTATGTAGGCACCCGGACACTCCTAATCGAAATTGTCCGCATAGCGATTCCCTTTGTGATTACGGGCTCGATCATCGAAATGGTCAACCTCATCGATATGAATACCTTCATGCCAATCATGCAAAGGGTGAGTGACCTAGGAGAAGGACAGTTAATTTATGAATATGGGGTATTTAATGCCAATGCCCGCCGGGTGATTCAAATTATTATTTCTTTTGCAACAGCGATTTCCTCAACTACCGTTCCCGTGGTGACTGATGCTTATACTCGAGAAGTGGCTAAATTCCAGGCTCGATCAGCTTACGATGACTACTTAAAACCTGTTTTTGACCATAGCTGTGATGTGGTCTTACACAGTATCCACCTCTTCACCTTAGTGATGGTGCCAGCAGCCATTGGCTTAGCTGTTCTAGCTGCCCCAGTCTACCAGTTGCTTTACGGAATAAATGACCCCTTAGGTGAATTTTACTTACAAATTTCTTGTTTGATGGCTATTCCTATGGGGCTTTTCTATGTTTTAGTGATGACCTTGCAGTCTATGGACCAACAGAAAAAAGCCATCTTTGGGATTGTTTTAGGCCTAGGAATTAAATTGTTGGTCCAGTTTCCGCTCCTGGCAGTCTGCGGCAGCCAAGGAGCCATGTATGCCTCAATACTGGCATTTATCTTTATGTGTGCCTTCTACCTAACATGTATTTATAAGCGGATCCAGTTTAGCTTTTCTGACTTAGCTGGACGGATCTGGCCAGCCCTCAAAGTAGTCCTGATTATGGGACTAATCAGTGAAATAACTTATCAAATTCTCCACTGGATCATTCCGGAGCCTAATAAGTTAGGCGCTTTTGTGATGGTTATCCTTGTCGCTTTAGTCGGAATTTGGATCTATTTAATTGGACTCATCAAATCTCAACAATTAGAAATTATCCTAGGTCAAGATAAAGCACAAAAATTACGTCAGTATTTACATTTATAG
- a CDS encoding uroporphyrinogen decarboxylase family protein, which yields MTDKKKLLKAFMAKQVTDYTPFSAWTHYPEIDREPQAISQATYDFARQFDLDFIKTMSNGMYTVEDYGVDLDFSAIAKGGVAQVKATPIHYYQDWREVPELSVGQAPAFQRELEHLERLVELTKGEIPLVVTVHSPLTTANKLCQGQIDQYIEADGEGYLLQALERLTRPTIEFVQLALSKGADGIYLASQMASHDKLSPQTYQKYGIPFDLKIIEAAESGWLNTLHIHGANIMFDLLKDYPLPIINWHIGESKPELEEGIQETDKFIMGGLRREAITQADWPTLKDQVAQSKAINQTDNRILLTPGCVIRQPFSEETLARLRDLIRS from the coding sequence ATGACAGACAAGAAAAAACTTTTAAAAGCCTTCATGGCTAAGCAAGTAACGGACTATACACCATTCTCTGCTTGGACCCATTACCCTGAAATTGACCGAGAGCCCCAGGCCATCAGCCAAGCCACTTATGATTTTGCCCGCCAGTTTGACTTGGATTTTATCAAAACCATGAGTAATGGTATGTATACGGTGGAAGACTATGGCGTCGACCTCGATTTTTCGGCCATAGCCAAGGGTGGGGTGGCCCAGGTTAAAGCGACTCCTATCCATTACTATCAGGATTGGCGGGAGGTTCCTGAGCTAAGCGTTGGCCAGGCCCCGGCCTTTCAAAGAGAGTTAGAACATTTGGAGCGCTTAGTGGAATTGACCAAGGGTGAGATTCCTCTTGTGGTCACTGTCCATAGCCCCTTAACGACTGCTAATAAGCTATGCCAGGGTCAGATTGACCAATACATTGAAGCGGATGGGGAAGGCTATCTCTTACAAGCTCTAGAACGCTTGACGCGGCCGACTATTGAATTTGTTCAATTAGCACTCTCTAAGGGGGCAGACGGGATCTACCTGGCCAGTCAAATGGCTTCCCATGATAAGTTGAGCCCTCAAACCTATCAAAAATATGGGATCCCCTTTGATTTGAAAATTATTGAAGCAGCGGAGTCGGGCTGGTTAAATACCCTTCATATTCACGGAGCGAATATTATGTTTGACCTTCTTAAGGACTACCCGCTTCCGATAATTAATTGGCATATTGGTGAGTCTAAACCCGAATTAGAAGAAGGCATTCAGGAAACCGATAAATTCATTATGGGTGGCTTACGTCGGGAGGCTATTACCCAAGCGGATTGGCCAACACTTAAAGACCAAGTTGCCCAATCCAAGGCTATTAATCAAACAGACAATCGTATCCTCTTAACGCCAGGCTGTGTGATCAGACAGCCCTTTTCCGAAGAGACTTTAGCGCGGCTTAGAGATTTAATCAGAAGCTAG
- a CDS encoding ABC transporter permease subunit: MRFDLNILWDTILVVLQAVPRVLLLALVVLILGIGLGSLIALVRRRRIPIIDQLLEIFISYMRGVPLIVHLFIIRYSLPNVAASFMNLLGFGMEPSEFPNILLIIVAFTLLEAAIESENIRGALNAVSKDQVEAALSIGMTKKQSLQRIIFPQALTVAIPLFLNAYLKAIKVQSLAFTVGVVTFLLKPALPPPCPTII; encoded by the coding sequence ATGCGCTTTGATCTTAATATTTTATGGGACACCATTTTAGTGGTCTTACAGGCGGTTCCCCGGGTCCTCTTATTAGCCCTGGTTGTCTTAATCTTGGGGATCGGCTTAGGGTCTTTAATTGCCTTAGTTAGACGTCGGCGAATTCCGATTATTGACCAATTGTTAGAAATTTTTATTTCCTATATGCGGGGGGTTCCCCTAATTGTTCATTTGTTCATTATCCGCTATAGTTTACCAAATGTAGCGGCTAGTTTTATGAACCTGCTTGGTTTTGGTATGGAGCCTAGTGAGTTTCCCAATATCTTGCTCATTATTGTTGCCTTTACCTTATTAGAAGCAGCCATTGAGTCGGAGAATATCCGTGGTGCCCTCAATGCGGTCAGTAAGGACCAAGTGGAGGCTGCTTTATCTATCGGAATGACTAAAAAGCAAAGCTTACAACGGATCATCTTTCCTCAAGCCTTAACAGTTGCCATTCCACTCTTCTTAAACGCTTATCTGAAGGCCATTAAGGTCCAGTCCCTAGCCTTCACTGTGGGTGTGGTGACATTCTTACTCAAGCCCGCTTTGCCGCCGCCTTGTCCTACCATTATCTAG
- a CDS encoding amino acid ABC transporter permease has protein sequence MDFGFIINILPTLLKTLPLTLFVFVVALVGSLLLAVIVASLQVKKIPIVDPLLRIYSSFMRSTPGIIHLFVAYYGIPFVLRPFHISLGTNSQVTAAIIALVAYNGAFMAEIIRPAYLAVGQDQKEAALSLGMTSWQRNWRIIFPQIIPIALPSLTTAVIDLLKDTSLLFLIGLVDLMGQAEIIIANNYGLYQVEVYFAIALIYWAMSSLLILISKLLENRYAMIWRRED, from the coding sequence ATGGATTTTGGATTTATTATTAATATACTCCCCACCCTCCTAAAGACCTTGCCGCTAACTTTGTTTGTTTTTGTAGTTGCCTTAGTTGGGTCCTTATTGCTGGCTGTTATTGTGGCCAGTTTACAGGTGAAAAAGATTCCAATAGTCGACCCGTTATTAAGGATATACTCCTCTTTTATGCGGTCGACCCCTGGGATTATCCACCTTTTTGTGGCTTATTATGGGATTCCTTTTGTTTTACGTCCCTTTCATATTTCACTGGGGACCAATAGCCAGGTGACGGCAGCGATTATAGCCTTGGTGGCTTATAACGGGGCCTTCATGGCTGAAATTATCCGTCCCGCCTATCTGGCTGTCGGCCAAGACCAAAAAGAAGCGGCCCTGAGTTTGGGGATGACTTCCTGGCAAAGGAACTGGCGGATTATTTTCCCACAAATTATCCCTATTGCCTTACCATCGCTAACGACAGCTGTCATCGACTTATTAAAAGATACATCCCTACTTTTCCTTATTGGTTTAGTCGACTTGATGGGGCAGGCGGAAATTATTATTGCCAATAATTACGGCCTTTACCAGGTGGAAGTCTACTTTGCTATTGCCCTCATTTATTGGGCCATGTCATCATTATTGATCTTAATCAGTAAGTTGCTGGAAAATCGTTACGCTATGATTTGGAGAAGGGAGGACTAG
- a CDS encoding transporter substrate-binding domain-containing protein: MKSLKTFIIVLAGLFLAACGNSQGGSESGAKTVTVAVENASKPLSFTDEKGNLTGYEVELIQALDEAMPEYNINIESVDSEAAQVGLEMGQYDFIGGGLYKNPERESMYLFPERHTGASVIEIYKRADDDSIQSLDDLTDKKVHPVTPNGGIFNLLTAYNEAHPDNQINIQLGESGSFAERFQAVDKGESDAVVMPSNLGADQIIEELGLNVDTADQPVQVKATYFMIAPDREDLKEALDKAIQQLADEGKLQELSEKWYGKNIFDYEISEEN, encoded by the coding sequence ATGAAATCATTAAAGACTTTTATCATTGTACTAGCAGGCCTCTTTTTAGCAGCCTGCGGGAATAGCCAAGGTGGATCCGAATCCGGAGCCAAAACCGTGACTGTTGCGGTTGAAAATGCGTCAAAACCTTTATCTTTTACCGATGAAAAGGGGAATTTAACTGGTTATGAAGTGGAGCTGATCCAAGCCTTAGATGAAGCCATGCCGGAATATAATATTAATATTGAAAGTGTTGACTCTGAAGCTGCTCAGGTAGGTTTGGAAATGGGACAATATGATTTTATCGGTGGGGGACTCTATAAGAACCCTGAACGTGAATCCATGTACCTCTTCCCAGAAAGACATACTGGAGCTAGCGTTATTGAAATTTACAAACGCGCTGATGATGATTCCATTCAAAGTTTAGATGATTTAACCGATAAGAAAGTTCACCCGGTTACTCCGAATGGGGGAATCTTTAACTTATTAACCGCTTATAATGAAGCCCACCCTGACAATCAAATTAATATTCAATTGGGTGAATCTGGCTCTTTTGCGGAACGTTTCCAAGCAGTTGACAAGGGTGAATCCGATGCTGTTGTAATGCCATCCAACCTGGGTGCCGATCAAATTATCGAAGAATTAGGCTTAAATGTGGATACAGCTGACCAACCTGTTCAAGTTAAAGCGACTTACTTTATGATTGCCCCTGACCGGGAAGATTTAAAAGAAGCTCTGGATAAGGCGATCCAACAACTAGCGGATGAAGGTAAATTACAAGAACTTTCAGAAAAATGGTATGGAAAGAACATTTTCGACTATGAAATCAGTGAAGAAAATTAA
- a CDS encoding amino acid ABC transporter ATP-binding protein: MLRLENIHKTFADKEVLKGIDLTVNDGEVVAIIGPSGTGKTTLLRTINFLDPADHGNIQLNDLTVAADQATKQEITEIRRRTAMVFQNYSLFKNKTVLENVTEGLMTVQGKSAEAAEKIAKAELDQVGMLDHLNKYPSQLSGGQAQRVGIARAVALKPEILLLDEPTSSLDPERSAELLKILQEIARTGVTMLITTHEMDFAKYVSSQVVFMENGEIVESGSPQQIFSAAKEARTRDFVNKIQHPFLAESEENN, translated from the coding sequence TTGCTGCGCCTAGAGAACATTCACAAAACTTTCGCTGATAAGGAAGTTTTAAAGGGGATCGACCTAACCGTCAATGACGGGGAAGTGGTTGCTATTATTGGTCCCAGTGGTACCGGGAAAACCACCTTACTAAGAACCATTAATTTCCTCGATCCCGCTGACCATGGAAATATCCAGCTCAATGACTTGACAGTGGCAGCTGACCAAGCGACCAAGCAGGAAATTACTGAAATCCGCCGGCGAACGGCTATGGTTTTTCAAAATTATAGTCTCTTTAAAAATAAAACCGTTTTAGAGAACGTGACAGAAGGTTTAATGACCGTACAAGGCAAGAGTGCTGAAGCGGCTGAAAAAATTGCCAAGGCAGAATTAGACCAGGTGGGCATGTTGGACCATTTAAACAAGTATCCCAGCCAGTTATCTGGAGGTCAGGCCCAGCGCGTAGGAATTGCCCGGGCAGTGGCTCTAAAACCTGAAATTTTACTTTTAGATGAACCAACCTCGTCATTGGACCCGGAACGGTCAGCAGAATTGCTGAAGATTCTACAAGAAATTGCCCGGACCGGGGTTACTATGTTGATTACTACCCATGAAATGGATTTTGCTAAATACGTTTCTTCCCAGGTTGTTTTTATGGAAAATGGGGAAATCGTTGAATCGGGAAGTCCCCAACAGATTTTTTCAGCAGCTAAGGAAGCCCGGACGCGAGACTTTGTCAATAAGATCCAACATCCCTTTTTAGCAGAAAGTGAGGAGAATAATTAA